The genome window GACGGCGACTACGGCAACGACGTCGACGCCGTGCTGCTGTGGTGGCGCGAGGACGACGGCGATCTCGTCGACGGTCTCGTGGACTCCCTCACCGACCTCATTGGTGGCGGCGCCATCTGGTTGATGACGCCGAAGGTCGGGCGCCCCGGCGCCGTCGACGCCGCCGACATCGCCGAGGCCGCGCCCCTGGCCGGTCTGGCACAGACCTCCTCGGCCACGGTGAGCAAGGACTGGGCCGCGACGCGCCTGGTCACACCCAAGTCTTCATGAAGGACCTCGTCACCCCGCTGCGCGTCATCGCCGGCTCGGGGATCGTCCGACCCTATTCGCCGGTCGCCGTCGCCAAGCTGCTCAAGGTCCTGCACGACTGGGGCACCGGCCCCGCCGGTGGCTTCGCGACGCTGGCGGTCCGCCACCCGGGCAAGGTCGGCGTGATCGACGAGCTCGGGTCACTGACGTGGTCCGAGCTCCACCGTCGCTCCAACGCGCTCGCCCGGGCGTTGGCCGAGCGTGGCGTGAAGGAGGGCGACGGCGTCGCGATCATGTGCCGCAACCACCGCGGGTTCCTCGACGCCATGATCGCCGCCGGCAAGCTCGGCGCCGACGTGCTCCTGCTCAACACGGCCTTCGCCGGCCCGCAGCTCGTCGAGGTGCTCGGTCGCGAGAAGCCGAGCGTCGTCATCCACGACGAGGAGTTCACCGGCCTGTTGGCCGACGCGGACGTCGAGCGCCGGGTCGTCGCGTGGACGGACACGGCCGTCGAGGCCGACACGGTCGAGTCCCTCATCGCCGCAACGTCGGGTGACGACGTACGGGCTCCGGGGCGGCACGGGCGGATCATCATCCTGACCTCCGGTACCACCGGCACGCCGAAGGGCGCGCCCCGCAACGAGGCCGGCTTCGACGCCGCGATCTCCCTGCTCTCGCGGATGCCCTTCCACGCCGGGTGGCGCACGTACGTCGCCGCGCCGATGTTCCACACCTGGGGCCTGGCCCACCTGCTGTTGGCCATGCTGCTGGGCACGACGCTCGTGCTGCGCAGGAGGTTCGAGCCGGAGGACGCGCTGGTCGCACTGTCCTCCCACCGCTGTCAGGGTTTCGTGGTGATCCCGGTGATGCTCCAGCGCATCCTCGCGCTGCCCGAGGAGACCCGGCGGAAGTACAACCTGTCGTGGCTGCGGGTCGTGGCTTCGTCCGGCTCGGCCCTGCCCGGCGACCTGGCACTCGCATGGATGGACGCATGCGGCGACAACCTCTACAACGTCTACGGCTCGACCGAGGTCGCCTACGCCTCGATCGCGACACCGGAGGACCTGCGCACCGCGCCGACCTCGGCCGGCAAGCCGCCGTGGGGCACGACCGTCCGCATCCTGTCGCCCGTGGGCGAGGAGCTGCCGACGGGGGAGTCGGGCCGGATCTTCGTCGCCAACGGCTTCCTCTTCGAGGGCTACACCGGCGGCGGCCACAAGGAGATCGTGGACGGACTCATGTCCACCGGCGACATCGGTCGCTTCGACTCCGACGGACGCCTCTACGTCGAGGGACGTGACGACGAGATGATCGTCTCCGGTGGGGAGAACGTCTTCCCCAAGGAGGTCGAGGACTGCCTCACGCGCCACCCCGCGGTCACGGACGCTGCGGCCATCGGCGTCGACGACGAGCACTTCGGCCAGCGGCTGCGCGCCTTCGTGGTCGTCACCTCGCCGGTCGAGGAGGACGAGCTGAAGGACTGGGTCCGCGCCAACCTCGCCCGTTACAAGATCCCGCGCGAGATCCACGTGCTCGAGGAGCTGCCGCGCAATGCCACCGGCAAGGTGCTCAAGCGCGAGCTGCGAGACTGGACCCCGTGACTGGCATTGCACTCGGCGGACCGGCTCCCGACTTCACGTTGCGGGACCAGTTCGGTCAGGACGTGACGCTGTCGTCGTACGCCGGCACCAAGGCGGTCGCGGTGCTCTTCTATCCGGCGGCCTTCTCCGGCGTCTGCACCGGTGAGATGGCGGGCCTGCGTGACCGGCTCGACGAGTTCATGAGCTTCGACACCGAGGTGCTCGCGGTCTCGACCGACCCGGTCTACGCGCTGCGCGCCTTCGCCGACTCCGACGGGCTGAACTTCCCTCTGTTGAGCGACTTCTGGCCGCACGGGGAGGTGGCTCAGGCCTACGACGTGTTCGACGAGCGCAAGGGGATGGCCCGCCGGTCGTCGTACGTCATCGACAAGGCCGGCACGGTGCGGTGGTCGGTGCACAACGCCAACCCCGACGGCCGCGATCTCGACGAGCACCTGCGCCAGCTGCAGCTCGCCGCCGAGTAGGCCCGGGTGGGTCGAACGGCCCGATGGTCTGGACCGGAACGGGCAATTTTCGCGGTTCTCGCACGAACCGAGGTCCGGACTTCTACTGTTCTACTCGTTCCCCTGGAGACCCGAGACTCCAGGGGAACATTCAATTTCGGCTAGGCTGTCCGCCGCCGTTCCGGGGCGTATAGCTCAGTTGGTTAGAGCGCTGCCCTTACAAGGCAGATGTCGGGGGTTCGAGTCCCTCTACGCCCACCGCGTGAGCTCGTTGCTCCAGTCCAGGTCGATCAGGTCTGCCGGGAGGTCGTCGACGCGGCGGGCGCCGGCGTCGAGGAGCTCGGCGGTGCTGAAGCCGCCGGAGCGGAGGGTCAGGCAGCCCAGGCCGGCACGCGCGGCAGCTTCCACGTCGTAGACGGTGTCGCCGACGAAGACCGCGGCGTCGACACCGTCGAGACGGCTCAGGGTCTCCTGGATCAGGTCCGGCGCGGGCTTCGAGCTGTCGACGTCGTCGCTGGTGAGCAGGAGCTCGATGTCGTCGCCGATGCCGAGCAGGTCGACAGCCTCCTGGGAGAACTGGGGATCACCGGAGGAGGCCAGCGCCACCCTCAGTCCTTGGGAGCGGACAGCGCGGACCAGGTCCGCGGCACCCCGCAGGGGCTGGACCTCCTTGCGGAGCTGCGTGTACTCCTCGCGCCACGCGGCACGGAGATCGTCGCCGTACTGGGTCTCGGTCTCCTCGCCGGCCACCTCACCCACGAGACGGTCGCCGCCCATCCCGATGCTGCGGTGCAGCCGCCACATCGGCGGAGCCTCGATGATGCGGGTGAAGGCGCGGTGCCAGGCAACGGCGTGGTGGTACGTCGAGTCGACGAGGGTGCCGTCGACGTCGAAGAGGACGGCACCCTTTGCTTCGGTCATGCGGGGGCCGCCGCGCGGAGCTTCTCCAGCAGCGGGCCGGCGGCCTCGGCGAGGAACCGGTCCTGATCCTCGTCACCGATCTGCACGAGGGCGATGTCGGTGAACCCGGCCTTCCAGTACGCCGACACCGACTCCACGATCGCGTCCAGATCCGGTCCGCACGGGATCGAGCCCGCGACGTCCTCCGCTCGTACGAATTGGGTCGCTCCTGCGAAGCCGGCCGGCGTGGGCAGGTCGGCGTTGACCGCCCAGCCGCCACCGAACCACCGGAACTGCTCGTGCGCCTTCGCGACCGCTGCCTCCTTGTCGGGACCCCAGCAGATCGGGATCTGGCCGATCGCGCGGGCTTCGCTGCCGACCTGTTTGGCGCCCTCGACCTTGTTCCACCCGGAGATGAGGTCGGCGTCGGGCTCGACCCCGATGAGGTGGTCACCGAGGGGTGCGAACTGCTCGACGGCTCGGTTGCCGGCGACGGCGAGGCCGATCTCGACGCCCTCGTCGGGCAGATCCCAGACGCGCGCGGAGTCGACCTGGAAGTACTCGCCGCGGTAGTCGACCAGCTCACCGGTGTGCAGCGAGCGGATGATGTCCACGGCCTCCCGCAGCATCTCCTGCCGGTCCTGGATGGCAGGCCAGCCCTCGCCGACGACATGCTCGTTCAGGCTCTCGCCGCTGCCCAGTCCGAGGGTGAAGCGGCCCTCGGCGAGGATCTGGAGCGTCGCAGACTTCTGCGCCACGACGGCAGGGTGGTAGCGGATCGTCGGGCAGGTCACGTAGGTCATCAGCCCGACGCGCTCGGTCGCCTGTGCGACGGCCCCGAGCACCGTCCATGCGTAGGGCGCGTGGCCCTGCTCGGTGAGCCACGGGGAGTAGTGGTCGCTGGAGACCTCGAAGTCGAAGCCCGCCTCCTCGGCGGCGACGGCGTAACGCACCAGCTCTCGCGGGCCCGACTGTTCGGTCATGAGGGTGTATCCGAACTTCGTCATGCTGGCCCGGTACCCCGCCGGACCGAGGGCCATTCAGGACGCTCCCAGTCGGCGATCGGACCGGGGACGACCTGGAAGAGCGGATGTGGGCGGGGGAGCGTGCCGTGCCACCGCTGCCACTCCTCAGGGCTGCGACGCGCCAGCTTGGCGAGTAGGTGCTCCCACTCGTAGCCGATCTGGCCGTCGGTGACGGAGAGTACGGGCTCGGGCGGTCTCGGGATGAGGATCCGGGACCGGTCGAAGCGGTAGCCACGCCGATCGGCCTCGTCGGCCAGCCCGGTGAGATAGGCGCCGATGAGTGCCTCGCCGTGGGGTGCCGCCCGGAACCGGAGGAGCTGCGGGTGTCGCGTGTAACCCTTCGTGCGTCCCGCGAGCACCGCCTGCGCCAGGAGCGTCTCGCGCCAGCAGGCGATCAGCGCCTGGCGGTCGAGGTGGGCGGGGTGCACCGACCAGATCCTCACCGGGACAACGTAGGGCAGGCTCCCGCGTGTTTTCTTGACTCACTCCAGATAAGGGAGTTGAGTATCGGACGTGGTCGCGAACGGTGAGGAGCTGCTGCGTGGGGTGGACCTGCGTGTCACCCGCCCGCGCGTGGCGGTCCTGGCCGCCGTACATGCCCATCCGCATGCGGAGACCGACACCGTCATCGCGGCGGTCCGCGAGGAGCTCCCCGACGTCTCCCACCAGGCCGTGTACGACGTCCTGCGGGCGCTCACCGACGCCGGCCTGATCCGGAAGATCCAGCCACTCGGCCACGTGGCCCGTTACGAGTCGCGCGTCGGTGACAACCACCACCACGTCGTCTGCCGCTCCTGCGGCGCGATCGGCGATGTTGACTGCGCTGTCGTCGTCGGTGGCGGCCACACCCCCTGTCTGACCGCCTCCAACGATCACGGCTTCGTGATCGACGAGGCCGAGGTCATCTACTGGGGCACCTGCCCCGCCTGCAGCACCCATTCCTGAAAAACCCCTCTGGAAGGAAGCACATGTCCGAGAACGAGAGCCCCCAGGGCATCGACCGCAAGGCCGAGGGCGGCTGCCCCGTCATGCACGACAGCGCGGCCGGCAGCGGCGGCAGCGAGAGCGAGAACCCCGGCATCCCGTCGCCGGAGCCCAAGACCGGCGGTCGTCCGCACACGTTGAAGGACTGGTGGCCCAACTCGCTGGACCTCTCGGTCCTCCACGCCCACAGCCCGCAGGCGAACCCGCTCGGCGCCGACTTCGACTACGCCGAGGAGTTCAAGAAGCTCGACCTGGCGGCCCTCCGTCGCGACGTCGTCGCGGTGCTGACCGACTCCAAGGACTGGTGGCCGGCCGACTTCGGCCACTACGGCGGCCTCTTCATCCGGATGAGCTGGCACTCCGCCGGCACCTACCGCGTCCACGACGGCCGCGGCGGCGGTGGCGAGGGCGCACAGCGCTTCGCGCCGCTCAACAGCTGGCCGGACAACGTCAGCCTCGACAAGGCGCGCCGCCTGCTCTGGCCGGTCAAGCAGAAGTACGGCCAGAAGATCTCGTGGGCCGACCTGCTCGTCTTCGCCGGCAACGTCGCGCTCGAGGACATGGGCTTCCAGACCTTCGGCTTCGGCTTCGGCCGTGAGGACGTCTGGGAGCCCGAGGAGATCTTCTGGGGTCCGGAGGACACCTGGCTCGGCGACGAGCGCTACAGCAGCTCCGAGGAGAACGACCGCCAGCTCGCCGACCCGCTCGGCGCAGTCCAGATGGGTCTCATCTACGTCAACCCCGAAGGCCCCAACGGCAACCCCGACCCGCTCGCGTCGGCCCGCGACATCCGCGAGACGTTCAAGCGGATGGCGATGAACGACGAGGAGACCGTCGCCCTCATCGCCGGTGGTCACACGTTCGGCAAGACCCACGGTGCCGGCCCGGCCGAGTCCGTCGGCCCGGAGCCCGAGGCCGCCCCGCTCGAGATGCAGGGCCTGGGTTGGAACAACAGCTTCGGCACCGGCAAGGGCGCGGACACGATCACGTCCGGCCTCGAGGTCACCTGGACCACCACGCCCACCCGCTGGAGCAACGACTTCTTCAAGATCCTCTTCGGCTACGAGTGGGAGCTCACCGAGAGCCCGGCCGGCGCGAAGCAGTGGGTCGCCAAGGACGCCGAGGACATCATCCCCGGCCCGACCGCCGACTCGCCCAAGCGCAAGCCGACCATGCTGACCTCCGACCTCGCGCTGCGGTTCGACCCGATCTACGGCGAGATCTCCAAGCGCTTCCTCGAGAACCCCAACGAATTCGCACTGGCCTTCGCCAAGGCCTGGTACAAGCTGCTCCACCGCGACATGGGACCGGTCGACCGTTACCTCGGCCCGTGGGTGCCCGAGCCGCAGCTGTGGCAGGACCCCGTGCCGGCCGTGGACCACGAGCTCGTCAACGACGCCGACGTCGCATCCCTCAAGGAGACCCTCCTCGGCTCCGGCCTCACCGTCGCCCAGCTGGCCACCACCGCGTGGGCCTCCGCCGCGAGCTACCGCCACACCGACAAGCGTGGCGGCGCCAACGGCGCCCGCCTCCGCCTCGAGCCGCAGAAGAGCTGGGAGGTCAACGCGGGCGCCGGTGAGGTCATCGCCAAGCTGGAGGAGATCAAGGCCGGCTTCGACACCGACACGAAGAAGATCTCCCTGGCCGACCTGATCGTCCTCGGCGGCGTCGCCGCGGTCGAGAAGGCCGCCAAGGACGCCGGCGTCGACGTCGCTGTCCCGTTCCACCCGGGCCGCACCGACGCCAGCCAGGAGGAGACCGACGTCGAGTCGTTCGGCTACCTCGAGCCGCGCGCCGACGGCTTCCGCAGCTACGTCCGGCCGGGCGAGAAGCTGCCAGTCGAGACGCTGCTCGTGGAGCGCTCCTACATGCTCGGCCTCACGGCCCCCGAGATGACCGTCCTCGTCGGCGGTATGCGGGCGCTGGGCACCAACGTCGGCGGCACCAGCCACGGTGTCCTCACCGACAAGCCGGGCGTGCTGACCAACGATTTCTTCGCCAACCTGCTCACGCCGGGC of Nocardioides sp. Kera G14 contains these proteins:
- a CDS encoding DUF3052 domain-containing protein, coding for MGSTAAARPADRLGFKSGMVVQELGWDDDTDDELRSSIEDVIDGDLVDGDYGNDVDAVLLWWREDDGDLVDGLVDSLTDLIGGGAIWLMTPKVGRPGAVDAADIAEAAPLAGLAQTSSATVSKDWAATRLVTPKSS
- a CDS encoding AMP-binding protein, which gives rise to MKDLVTPLRVIAGSGIVRPYSPVAVAKLLKVLHDWGTGPAGGFATLAVRHPGKVGVIDELGSLTWSELHRRSNALARALAERGVKEGDGVAIMCRNHRGFLDAMIAAGKLGADVLLLNTAFAGPQLVEVLGREKPSVVIHDEEFTGLLADADVERRVVAWTDTAVEADTVESLIAATSGDDVRAPGRHGRIIILTSGTTGTPKGAPRNEAGFDAAISLLSRMPFHAGWRTYVAAPMFHTWGLAHLLLAMLLGTTLVLRRRFEPEDALVALSSHRCQGFVVIPVMLQRILALPEETRRKYNLSWLRVVASSGSALPGDLALAWMDACGDNLYNVYGSTEVAYASIATPEDLRTAPTSAGKPPWGTTVRILSPVGEELPTGESGRIFVANGFLFEGYTGGGHKEIVDGLMSTGDIGRFDSDGRLYVEGRDDEMIVSGGENVFPKEVEDCLTRHPAVTDAAAIGVDDEHFGQRLRAFVVVTSPVEEDELKDWVRANLARYKIPREIHVLEELPRNATGKVLKRELRDWTP
- a CDS encoding peroxiredoxin codes for the protein MTGIALGGPAPDFTLRDQFGQDVTLSSYAGTKAVAVLFYPAAFSGVCTGEMAGLRDRLDEFMSFDTEVLAVSTDPVYALRAFADSDGLNFPLLSDFWPHGEVAQAYDVFDERKGMARRSSYVIDKAGTVRWSVHNANPDGRDLDEHLRQLQLAAE
- a CDS encoding HAD family hydrolase, whose amino-acid sequence is MTEAKGAVLFDVDGTLVDSTYHHAVAWHRAFTRIIEAPPMWRLHRSIGMGGDRLVGEVAGEETETQYGDDLRAAWREEYTQLRKEVQPLRGAADLVRAVRSQGLRVALASSGDPQFSQEAVDLLGIGDDIELLLTSDDVDSSKPAPDLIQETLSRLDGVDAAVFVGDTVYDVEAAARAGLGCLTLRSGGFSTAELLDAGARRVDDLPADLIDLDWSNELTRWA
- a CDS encoding LLM class F420-dependent oxidoreductase, with protein sequence MTKFGYTLMTEQSGPRELVRYAVAAEEAGFDFEVSSDHYSPWLTEQGHAPYAWTVLGAVAQATERVGLMTYVTCPTIRYHPAVVAQKSATLQILAEGRFTLGLGSGESLNEHVVGEGWPAIQDRQEMLREAVDIIRSLHTGELVDYRGEYFQVDSARVWDLPDEGVEIGLAVAGNRAVEQFAPLGDHLIGVEPDADLISGWNKVEGAKQVGSEARAIGQIPICWGPDKEAAVAKAHEQFRWFGGGWAVNADLPTPAGFAGATQFVRAEDVAGSIPCGPDLDAIVESVSAYWKAGFTDIALVQIGDEDQDRFLAEAAGPLLEKLRAAAPA
- a CDS encoding pyrimidine dimer DNA glycosylase/endonuclease V produces the protein MRIWSVHPAHLDRQALIACWRETLLAQAVLAGRTKGYTRHPQLLRFRAAPHGEALIGAYLTGLADEADRRGYRFDRSRILIPRPPEPVLSVTDGQIGYEWEHLLAKLARRSPEEWQRWHGTLPRPHPLFQVVPGPIADWERPEWPSVRRGTGPA
- a CDS encoding Fur family transcriptional regulator, translating into MVANGEELLRGVDLRVTRPRVAVLAAVHAHPHAETDTVIAAVREELPDVSHQAVYDVLRALTDAGLIRKIQPLGHVARYESRVGDNHHHVVCRSCGAIGDVDCAVVVGGGHTPCLTASNDHGFVIDEAEVIYWGTCPACSTHS
- the katG gene encoding catalase/peroxidase HPI; translation: MSENESPQGIDRKAEGGCPVMHDSAAGSGGSESENPGIPSPEPKTGGRPHTLKDWWPNSLDLSVLHAHSPQANPLGADFDYAEEFKKLDLAALRRDVVAVLTDSKDWWPADFGHYGGLFIRMSWHSAGTYRVHDGRGGGGEGAQRFAPLNSWPDNVSLDKARRLLWPVKQKYGQKISWADLLVFAGNVALEDMGFQTFGFGFGREDVWEPEEIFWGPEDTWLGDERYSSSEENDRQLADPLGAVQMGLIYVNPEGPNGNPDPLASARDIRETFKRMAMNDEETVALIAGGHTFGKTHGAGPAESVGPEPEAAPLEMQGLGWNNSFGTGKGADTITSGLEVTWTTTPTRWSNDFFKILFGYEWELTESPAGAKQWVAKDAEDIIPGPTADSPKRKPTMLTSDLALRFDPIYGEISKRFLENPNEFALAFAKAWYKLLHRDMGPVDRYLGPWVPEPQLWQDPVPAVDHELVNDADVASLKETLLGSGLTVAQLATTAWASAASYRHTDKRGGANGARLRLEPQKSWEVNAGAGEVIAKLEEIKAGFDTDTKKISLADLIVLGGVAAVEKAAKDAGVDVAVPFHPGRTDASQEETDVESFGYLEPRADGFRSYVRPGEKLPVETLLVERSYMLGLTAPEMTVLVGGMRALGTNVGGTSHGVLTDKPGVLTNDFFANLLTPGMTWKASASEENVYEIHDGSGLKWTATPADLIFGSNSILRALAEVYASEDAKEKFVKDFVAAWVKVMENDRFDLHK